A window of the Proteus terrae subsp. cibarius genome harbors these coding sequences:
- the mprA gene encoding transcriptional repressor MprA, whose translation MESSFTPTEELLNTRATQQKSLNKDIPYQEILLTRLSMHVQSKLLESRNNMLKSQGINETLFMALMILDTTENRSIQPSELSAALGSSRTNATRIADELEKQGWIERRESHNDRRCLHLHLTDAGEEFLNSLLPPQHQCLKQIWSVLDQSEQRQLETLMRKLLLQLDTLAEKDCE comes from the coding sequence ATGGAAAGCTCATTTACGCCAACAGAAGAATTACTAAACACTCGCGCTACACAACAGAAATCGCTTAACAAAGATATTCCTTATCAAGAAATTTTGTTAACTCGCCTTTCTATGCATGTTCAAAGCAAACTTCTTGAAAGTCGTAATAATATGTTGAAGTCTCAGGGTATTAACGAGACATTATTTATGGCACTAATGATTTTAGATACGACAGAAAATCGTAGTATTCAACCATCAGAATTAAGTGCAGCTTTAGGCTCTTCAAGAACAAATGCAACACGCATTGCTGATGAGCTTGAAAAGCAAGGTTGGATTGAACGTCGTGAAAGCCATAATGACCGCCGTTGTTTACATCTCCATTTGACTGATGCTGGTGAAGAGTTTTTAAATAGCTTATTGCCACCGCAACATCAGTGCTTAAAACAAATCTGGTCTGTATTAGATCAATCTGAACAAAGACAGCTTGAAACGCTAATGCGTAAGTTATTATTACAATTAGATACTTTGGCTGAAAAAGATTGTGAATAA
- a CDS encoding MFS transporter has protein sequence MENTAPQTSLSKGLILLMAVATGMVVASNYYAQPLLDSIANYFHISATLAGFIVTTAQLSYAIGLMLLVPLGDIFERRSLIITMTLISASGLLITAMASNIWVMLIGTALSGMFSVVAQILVPFAATLAAPHQRGKAVGTIMSGLLLGILLARTASGLMASFTNWQGIFWVASIFLAILAITLWRCLPTYKSETNLNYFQLLGSIFKLFATTPVLRTRSLVGALIFAHFGLLWTSMAFLLASEPFNYSDAVIGLFGLVGAAGALMAGKAGVLVDKGKGKKTTTVGLVLLFLSWGFIIIAPYYHWIGLISFIIGVVLLDLAVQGVHVTNQSTIYRILPDARNRLTAAYMTSYFIGGALGSLLSGYAYHQYGWTGVSIAGLIIGVIGLIVWFLGYKNDPIIHVE, from the coding sequence ATGGAAAACACCGCACCACAAACATCGCTAAGCAAAGGTCTTATTTTACTTATGGCGGTTGCTACAGGTATGGTTGTTGCCAGTAACTACTACGCACAACCGCTACTGGATTCAATCGCAAACTATTTCCACATATCTGCAACTTTGGCTGGATTTATTGTTACCACCGCGCAATTAAGTTATGCCATAGGATTAATGTTATTAGTGCCTCTTGGCGATATTTTTGAACGTCGCTCACTGATTATTACCATGACATTAATTTCAGCAAGTGGCCTATTAATTACTGCTATGGCATCTAATATTTGGGTGATGTTAATAGGAACTGCGCTCTCAGGTATGTTCTCAGTGGTAGCTCAAATTCTTGTTCCTTTTGCTGCAACCCTTGCAGCACCTCATCAACGAGGAAAAGCTGTCGGCACGATTATGAGTGGTCTCTTACTCGGGATCTTACTGGCGAGAACTGCATCTGGGTTAATGGCGTCATTTACTAATTGGCAAGGTATTTTCTGGGTAGCAAGTATTTTTCTGGCGATTTTAGCTATCACTTTATGGCGTTGCTTGCCGACTTATAAAAGTGAAACAAACTTAAATTATTTTCAGTTGCTAGGCTCTATTTTCAAATTATTTGCAACAACGCCTGTATTAAGAACTCGTTCATTAGTTGGCGCACTTATTTTTGCTCACTTTGGTTTATTGTGGACCTCAATGGCCTTTTTATTGGCATCTGAACCTTTTAATTACTCAGATGCCGTGATTGGTTTATTTGGTCTTGTGGGTGCTGCAGGTGCATTAATGGCAGGAAAAGCAGGCGTATTAGTGGATAAAGGAAAAGGCAAGAAAACCACCACTGTAGGGCTGGTTCTCCTATTTCTTTCTTGGGGCTTTATCATTATTGCACCTTATTATCACTGGATTGGGCTCATCAGCTTTATTATTGGCGTTGTCCTGCTAGACTTAGCTGTTCAAGGTGTTCATGTCACAAATCAGAGCACCATATACCGTATTTTACCTGATGCTAGAAACCGCCTAACTGCCGCTTATATGACAAGCTATTTTATTGGTGGTGCATTAGGATCTTTACTATCAGGCTATGCTTATCATCAATATGGATGGACAGGTGTATCCATCGCCGGATTAATCATCGGCGTTATCGGTCTTATTGTTTGGTTTTTAGGTTATAAAAATGATCCAATAATCCACGTCGAATAA
- a CDS encoding phosphatase PAP2/dual specificity phosphatase family protein produces MGGTQHTQITSSRKSIWLAGIVWLLFLAPFFYLTYMQVNTYTSTLSDVPSFVYSWEKAIPFLPWTIIPYWSVNIAYGISLIICTTLREQFIHGLRLIVASLIACAGFLLFPLKFSFIRPTTEGISGWLFTQLEGFDLPYNQAPSLHIILLWILWLRFRAHTPKSWQWFLNLWSLLIAVSVLTTWQHHFIDIITGFGVGVFICYLLPINSRWKWHFTGSKRSLRIGKNYALSAMVFYLLSFGLQGFFWIFLWPAIALTFVTLGYLGAGASIFQKNSQGEIPLSAQIILLPYRFFAWCTYRYYLTRCQTPSLVTEGILLGGRPLYKLEANAVFDLTCEWPRNKFSQNQLYLAQPQIDLLPLSPDDISKAMLSLEQLSQVGTVYIHCKLGYSRSATIVVAWLVNSGTVDTLEEAIKQVYQIRPQVILNPETQEALQIWYSRFQQNK; encoded by the coding sequence ATGGGTGGAACCCAACACACTCAAATAACATCATCTAGAAAAAGTATCTGGCTTGCTGGTATTGTATGGCTATTGTTTCTTGCTCCATTTTTCTATTTAACTTATATGCAAGTTAACACTTATACTTCCACTTTATCTGATGTTCCTTCTTTTGTTTATTCATGGGAAAAAGCGATCCCCTTTTTACCTTGGACAATCATTCCTTATTGGAGTGTGAATATTGCCTATGGTATTTCACTGATTATTTGTACAACATTAAGAGAACAATTTATACATGGGTTACGTTTAATTGTTGCCTCTCTTATTGCTTGTGCTGGTTTTTTATTATTCCCTTTAAAATTTAGTTTTATTCGCCCAACAACGGAAGGGATTTCTGGTTGGTTATTTACCCAATTAGAAGGTTTCGATTTACCTTATAACCAAGCTCCTTCTTTGCACATAATCTTGTTGTGGATACTTTGGTTACGTTTTCGCGCACATACTCCAAAATCATGGCAATGGTTTTTAAATTTATGGTCATTGCTTATTGCTGTTTCTGTACTGACAACCTGGCAACATCACTTTATCGATATTATTACGGGCTTTGGTGTCGGCGTGTTTATCTGTTATTTATTACCAATAAACTCTCGTTGGAAATGGCATTTTACAGGCAGTAAACGCAGTTTACGTATTGGTAAAAACTATGCGTTATCAGCAATGGTGTTTTATCTGTTATCTTTTGGCTTACAAGGTTTCTTTTGGATTTTTCTCTGGCCTGCAATCGCATTAACGTTTGTGACTTTAGGTTATTTAGGGGCAGGCGCTTCTATTTTTCAAAAAAACTCCCAAGGTGAAATTCCCCTTTCTGCACAGATAATCCTATTGCCTTATCGCTTTTTTGCTTGGTGTACTTATCGCTATTATTTAACTCGTTGCCAAACACCTAGTTTAGTGACTGAAGGTATTTTATTAGGTGGACGCCCCCTTTATAAATTAGAAGCGAACGCCGTCTTTGATTTAACCTGTGAGTGGCCAAGAAACAAGTTTAGCCAAAACCAGCTTTATTTAGCGCAACCTCAAATCGATTTATTACCATTATCTCCTGATGATATCAGCAAAGCCATGTTGTCTCTGGAACAGCTTAGCCAAGTAGGAACAGTTTATATTCATTGCAAATTAGGCTATTCGCGCAGTGCAACTATTGTCGTTGCATGGTTAGTTAACAGTGGCACAGTAGATACTTTGGAAGAAGCGATAAAACAGGTTTATCAAATACGCCCTCAGGTGATTTTAAATCCAGAAACACAAGAGGCATTACAAATTTGGTATTCGCGTTTCCAACAAAATAAATAA
- a CDS encoding bifunctional alpha/beta hydrolase/class I SAM-dependent methyltransferase codes for MNQQPQYQTQRNMIESEFTTSDKTPLYYRHWPAQITTESKAIILFHRGHEHSGRVSHLVDELDLPDFSMFAWDARGHGKNQGARGYSPSMGTSIKDIDEFVHYISSNYNIPMENILVVGQSVGAVLVTGWVHDYAPKIRGMVLASPAFKVKLYVPFARTGLALMQKVRGLFYVNSYVKAKYLTHDQNRIDSFNQDSLITRPIAVNILLELYKTADRVVEDASAITLPTQLFISGNDHVVHAKPQHLFYERLNTSIKEKHVLPGFYHDTLGEKDRIIPINKMRSFIETLFAQPLYQHDYQHEDTWSHSADVYRALQTPLPKYCPKRLYYKVLSRSMSTLGKASEGVALGYDKGFDSGSTLDYVYRNQPQGKGLFGRVVDRQYLNSIGWQGIRQRKINIENTIRYAIRQLIQNNMPVHIMDIAAGQGRYLFDAVNDYGKVDSILMRDYSAINVEQGNIAIKERHLEDKVRFEEGNAFDAESLSAVSPSPTLGIVSGLYELFPENHLLKESLKGLSQAIPSGGLLIYTCQPWHPQLEMIARVLPSHQNGQPWIMRCRSQGEMDALVNEAGFEKLDQQIDHWGIFSVSIAKRR; via the coding sequence ATGAATCAACAACCGCAATATCAAACTCAAAGGAATATGATTGAGTCTGAATTTACCACCAGCGATAAAACACCTCTGTATTATCGCCATTGGCCTGCTCAAATTACCACTGAATCAAAAGCAATCATTTTATTTCACCGAGGTCATGAACACTCAGGTCGTGTTTCTCATCTAGTGGATGAGTTAGATCTTCCTGATTTTTCAATGTTTGCTTGGGATGCTCGAGGTCATGGTAAAAATCAAGGCGCTCGCGGTTATAGCCCATCAATGGGAACTTCAATAAAAGATATAGACGAATTCGTTCATTACATTTCATCCAACTATAATATTCCAATGGAGAATATTCTGGTTGTTGGCCAAAGTGTAGGCGCCGTTTTAGTTACTGGTTGGGTACACGATTATGCCCCTAAGATCCGCGGTATGGTGTTAGCTTCCCCTGCATTTAAAGTGAAATTATATGTTCCTTTTGCACGCACAGGTCTTGCCTTGATGCAAAAAGTTCGCGGGCTTTTTTATGTTAATTCATACGTGAAAGCTAAATACTTAACCCATGATCAAAATCGCATCGACTCTTTTAACCAAGACTCGCTGATCACTCGCCCTATTGCCGTCAATATTTTATTAGAGCTTTATAAAACGGCTGATCGTGTTGTTGAAGATGCAAGTGCAATTACTTTACCAACACAGTTGTTTATTTCAGGCAATGACCATGTGGTCCACGCCAAGCCTCAACATCTTTTCTATGAACGTTTAAACACATCTATCAAAGAAAAGCATGTCTTACCTGGCTTTTACCACGATACTTTAGGTGAGAAAGACAGAATTATTCCTATCAATAAAATGCGTAGCTTTATTGAAACCTTATTTGCACAACCACTTTATCAACATGATTACCAACATGAAGATACTTGGAGTCATAGTGCAGATGTTTATCGTGCATTACAGACGCCACTCCCTAAATATTGCCCAAAAAGACTTTATTACAAAGTACTTAGCCGTTCTATGAGTACTTTAGGTAAAGCATCAGAAGGTGTTGCTCTGGGTTACGATAAAGGTTTTGATTCCGGATCGACGCTGGATTATGTCTACCGTAATCAACCTCAAGGGAAAGGCTTATTTGGTCGGGTTGTTGATAGACAATATTTAAATAGTATTGGTTGGCAAGGAATTCGCCAACGTAAAATCAATATTGAAAATACAATCCGCTACGCAATTCGCCAATTAATACAAAATAATATGCCGGTGCACATTATGGATATCGCAGCAGGACAAGGGCGCTATCTTTTTGATGCAGTTAATGATTATGGTAAGGTCGATTCGATTTTAATGCGTGATTATAGCGCCATTAACGTTGAACAAGGCAATATTGCGATTAAAGAACGCCACTTAGAAGACAAAGTGCGTTTTGAAGAAGGTAACGCCTTTGATGCAGAAAGCTTGAGTGCGGTTTCTCCGTCACCAACTTTAGGTATTGTCAGTGGTCTCTATGAATTATTCCCTGAAAATCATCTGCTAAAAGAGTCTTTAAAAGGATTATCGCAGGCGATCCCTAGTGGCGGCTTATTAATTTATACCTGCCAACCTTGGCACCCTCAGCTTGAAATGATTGCGCGTGTATTACCTAGTCACCAAAACGGACAACCTTGGATCATGCGTTGCCGTAGTCAGGGTGAAATGGATGCTTTAGTTAATGAAGCTGGTTTTGAAAAGTTAGATCAACAAATTGATCATTGGGGTATTTTCAGTGTATCGATAGCAAAACGTCGCTAA
- a CDS encoding CDP-alcohol phosphatidyltransferase family protein gives MTIYDLKPKFQALLRPYVEQLFTKGITANQVTLFALLLSIAIGGLLLLYPYPHLFLLLPFVLFFRMALNAIDGMLAREHNQKSALGAILNETSDVISDIALYLPFAFIFPQAYWWIMLALFLMIMTEFLGVLAQTIHASRRYDGPMGKSDRAFIFGAIAFFIGLFPSLTLSENTHYLFIIINLLLLLTCYHRIHRALKEAMMTDKDKDTSL, from the coding sequence ATGACAATTTATGACCTAAAGCCCAAATTTCAAGCTCTACTACGCCCTTATGTAGAACAGCTATTCACAAAAGGGATCACAGCAAATCAGGTCACACTTTTTGCCTTACTGTTATCCATTGCTATTGGTGGATTACTTTTGCTTTATCCTTATCCCCATTTATTTTTATTGCTCCCTTTCGTCCTCTTTTTTCGTATGGCGCTTAATGCCATAGATGGCATGCTTGCACGAGAACATAATCAAAAAAGTGCACTTGGGGCGATATTAAATGAAACCAGCGATGTTATTTCAGACATTGCACTCTATCTACCTTTTGCTTTTATTTTTCCACAAGCCTATTGGTGGATCATGCTGGCACTCTTTTTAATGATAATGACTGAGTTTTTAGGCGTGCTTGCCCAAACTATTCATGCTTCTCGTCGTTATGATGGCCCGATGGGAAAAAGTGATAGAGCCTTTATTTTCGGTGCTATCGCTTTTTTTATCGGATTATTCCCCTCCCTGACATTATCAGAAAACACGCATTATCTTTTTATTATTATTAATTTATTACTTTTGTTGACTTGTTATCACCGAATTCATCGCGCACTAAAAGAAGCAATGATGACAGATAAAGATAAGGATACATCGTTATGA
- a CDS encoding TonB-dependent hemoglobin/transferrin/lactoferrin family receptor yields the protein MIHFLAKNDAYRQGIGIFSFSSSAIALLLTSLTSLNSYATESVKPEITTSTKLESPAQPKSREKIIIEPIYVSGELNSSVDAGSTVLTLKDIDRIQPNNIAELVDKLPGISSSGSPRPGGQTLNIWGMGNPEDIKITLDGTPKTFEKYRQGSIFIDPELIRRIDVDKGPHNITQGNGGFGGSVRIETKDPDDLLLPDQNIGMFLKYGHHTNDRQNRYSGAVYGKLLDGQADGLFYFNRRESDDLRRPDGTKFGYSQSDQDSFLIKTNIYLTEAQTLTLSASRSESDGWTPWAAKRDELAKPSQAEVDKYGFDAAMKRKLVYRDQKDDTFSVKWNIQPIDSDLINLTLTYGYSKTKQNDSRPETASSYFSGSMGNQSWVDYRNHQIEIKNESTVMQGALEHKVLVGTRWHRNDRDVLMFTRDKAKNPNYNYGYYAPPYMPEGTQTTTSFYIQDSMSYRNLTITPGVRYDIVKNQGKGSRAITYQDPDPYYGHDYSDVTYSGATPHLGLLWKMNQNFRFFGDLTYTWRAPLIDEQYEVQGRVSSLTGTSRHLDKETVRAARIGVIADFESVIQQEDQLQLRTTLFDTRGKDEIFRRRGVYCESQKVDGHNGNCPPSIGNYRNLPGYHIQGLEIEAFYNSPNVFGRLAYSTMKGKRDQSPRDPWFGQKTWIAEIQPDALHATLGVKVPSINVNMGWTGDFIGAQRRSPMDADPDAGYWSLPKSKGYAIHGLFANWEPSFIDNTEVRFTVANLFNRDYYPYLGESVSGVGRDYRFTVVKRF from the coding sequence ATGATCCATTTCTTAGCAAAAAATGATGCTTATCGTCAGGGAATTGGGATATTTTCATTTTCGTCATCAGCGATAGCATTATTATTGACTTCACTCACTTCGTTAAATAGCTATGCAACTGAAAGTGTAAAACCAGAAATAACGACATCCACAAAGTTGGAAAGTCCTGCACAACCAAAATCGCGTGAAAAGATTATTATTGAACCTATCTATGTATCAGGTGAACTCAACTCAAGTGTTGATGCGGGAAGTACCGTTCTAACATTAAAAGATATCGATAGAATTCAGCCTAATAATATTGCAGAGCTGGTGGATAAATTACCCGGAATTTCATCATCGGGTTCACCAAGGCCGGGCGGTCAAACATTAAATATCTGGGGGATGGGTAATCCTGAAGATATTAAAATTACCCTTGATGGTACGCCTAAAACCTTTGAGAAATATCGCCAAGGTTCAATTTTTATTGATCCTGAATTAATCCGTCGTATAGATGTTGATAAAGGGCCTCATAATATTACTCAAGGAAATGGCGGTTTTGGGGGTTCGGTGAGAATTGAAACCAAAGATCCCGATGACTTATTACTACCCGATCAGAATATTGGGATGTTTTTAAAATATGGCCACCATACTAATGATAGACAAAATCGTTATAGTGGTGCGGTATACGGTAAATTACTGGATGGGCAAGCAGATGGATTATTCTATTTTAACCGTCGTGAAAGTGACGATCTGCGACGTCCTGATGGGACTAAATTTGGCTATTCACAGTCAGATCAGGATTCTTTTTTAATTAAGACCAATATCTATTTAACGGAAGCACAAACATTAACGTTATCAGCATCACGATCAGAAAGTGATGGTTGGACGCCTTGGGCGGCTAAACGTGATGAACTAGCTAAACCTAGCCAAGCTGAAGTGGATAAATATGGTTTTGATGCGGCGATGAAACGTAAATTAGTTTATCGTGATCAAAAAGATGACACCTTTAGTGTGAAATGGAATATTCAGCCGATTGATTCCGATTTAATTAATTTAACACTTACCTACGGTTACTCAAAAACCAAACAAAATGATAGTCGCCCAGAGACCGCGAGCTCCTATTTTAGTGGCAGTATGGGCAATCAAAGTTGGGTAGATTATCGAAATCATCAAATTGAAATTAAAAATGAAAGCACAGTTATGCAAGGTGCTTTAGAGCATAAGGTATTAGTAGGAACACGTTGGCATCGTAATGATCGTGATGTTTTAATGTTTACTCGCGATAAAGCTAAAAATCCAAATTATAACTATGGATATTATGCGCCACCTTATATGCCAGAAGGTACGCAAACGACAACCAGTTTCTATATTCAAGATTCGATGAGCTATAGAAATCTGACGATAACTCCTGGTGTTCGCTACGATATCGTTAAAAATCAAGGTAAAGGAAGCCGAGCGATTACCTATCAAGATCCTGATCCCTATTATGGGCATGATTACTCTGATGTGACTTATAGCGGGGCAACACCTCATTTAGGTTTATTATGGAAAATGAATCAGAATTTCAGATTCTTTGGTGATTTAACCTATACATGGCGAGCTCCATTGATTGATGAGCAGTATGAAGTTCAAGGAAGAGTTTCTAGCTTAACAGGAACGAGTCGTCATCTAGACAAAGAAACAGTAAGAGCTGCACGAATTGGTGTAATTGCGGATTTTGAAAGTGTTATTCAGCAAGAAGATCAACTGCAGTTAAGAACGACACTATTTGATACTCGTGGTAAAGACGAAATTTTCCGACGTCGCGGTGTCTATTGTGAAAGTCAAAAGGTGGATGGACATAATGGAAATTGCCCACCTTCGATTGGTAATTACCGTAATTTACCGGGCTACCACATCCAAGGGTTGGAAATCGAAGCCTTTTATAATAGCCCTAATGTATTTGGCCGTTTAGCATATTCAACAATGAAAGGAAAACGTGACCAATCACCGCGCGACCCGTGGTTTGGTCAAAAAACATGGATTGCTGAAATACAACCTGATGCTTTACATGCCACCCTTGGCGTAAAAGTACCAAGTATTAACGTTAATATGGGATGGACGGGGGATTTTATTGGTGCTCAGCGTCGTTCTCCAATGGATGCCGATCCTGATGCTGGCTATTGGTCACTACCAAAAAGTAAAGGTTATGCAATACATGGTCTATTTGCGAATTGGGAACCTTCTTTTATAGATAATACGGAAGTTCGTTTTACGGTCGCGAATTTATTTAACCGAGATTATTACCCTTATTTAGGTGAATCAGTTTCAGGGGTAGGACGTGATTATCGATTTACTGTGGTAAAACGTTTCTAA
- a CDS encoding ribonuclease G, producing MSYTNKPVPEEIKRWNWGAFMFNIIWGFGNKSYLPLLALVPLLNLVWIFVCGIKGNEWAWKSGDYDSVETFMKVQETWNRAGFVYFIISIVMAVLFFIFFFTTMMAMIATSTSHGY from the coding sequence GTGTCTTACACTAATAAACCAGTACCTGAAGAAATTAAACGTTGGAACTGGGGTGCTTTCATGTTTAATATTATTTGGGGTTTTGGTAATAAATCCTATCTTCCATTATTAGCGCTTGTTCCTTTACTTAATCTTGTTTGGATTTTTGTCTGTGGTATTAAAGGGAATGAATGGGCTTGGAAAAGTGGTGATTACGATTCTGTTGAAACCTTTATGAAAGTACAAGAAACATGGAACAGAGCGGGCTTTGTTTACTTTATTATTAGTATTGTTATGGCTGTTCTTTTCTTTATTTTCTTCTTCACAACCATGATGGCAATGATTGCAACTTCTACATCACATGGTTATTAA